A single region of the Euryarchaeota archaeon genome encodes:
- a CDS encoding protein kinase yields MGRIRSVSVGMNALSTAASHFVGFAEHVGPTLILYALVASTMDPGLGSARPWNPAGAAASGTVDSDPDAQLTIVDLAFVLIKACLLFFAAIMATAYALAIRRGEHPSVKETLAFVGPRLSKAREACGTLVALNLFVDFIPTFVSGLSGGAAFIAGFALFLVTVYLGVRWMLADAVILSEDASGNRAIPRSQQLMRGSWWSVFLAMGLVSIPSIVFAALLSSPNGLLPQLISAFVPAMAIYPAAGVLTVSVYSALVAEAPQTHERRHESVRSDPPAAAPGAWPVRPAPETSSKTSYRDRFRIERELGAGGSGKAFLARDVALDRLVVLKQPVVGWLSASDAVNSRFMREARLAARVQHPNVVAVHEIITEEEPPVLLMEYVQGGSLDDVLETRNRLTPEESVRIVADVLAGLGAIHAAGIVHRDLKPANILLTPNGVAKVSDFGIARIEASGQGSTVTAGTMAFSGTILYMSPEQARGDPVDARTDIYAVGAILYRALTGDHYLALEGQSDFKARQLIQEALPRLPADGIPWQYEGVIRTALAKSPGERFQTAAAMREALMAAAKG; encoded by the coding sequence GTGGGGAGGATACGATCCGTTTCCGTGGGAATGAACGCGCTCTCGACGGCTGCTTCGCATTTTGTGGGCTTCGCCGAGCACGTGGGACCGACACTCATACTGTACGCGCTCGTCGCCTCCACCATGGATCCCGGTCTTGGCAGCGCGCGGCCATGGAACCCAGCGGGTGCCGCCGCTTCGGGCACCGTCGACTCCGACCCGGACGCTCAGCTTACGATAGTCGATCTGGCATTCGTTTTGATAAAGGCGTGTCTTCTCTTCTTTGCGGCCATCATGGCCACCGCCTACGCGTTGGCCATCAGAAGGGGCGAGCATCCATCGGTCAAGGAAACCCTCGCGTTCGTCGGCCCCCGGCTCTCCAAGGCACGTGAAGCATGCGGGACGTTGGTCGCCCTCAACCTCTTTGTCGATTTCATTCCGACCTTCGTTTCAGGACTATCGGGCGGAGCGGCGTTCATCGCCGGCTTCGCCCTCTTCTTGGTCACGGTGTACCTGGGCGTGCGTTGGATGCTCGCGGATGCCGTCATCTTGTCCGAAGACGCGTCAGGAAACCGCGCAATACCCAGAAGCCAACAACTCATGCGCGGAAGTTGGTGGAGTGTTTTCTTGGCCATGGGTTTGGTCAGCATTCCTTCCATCGTGTTTGCAGCGCTCCTATCATCGCCGAACGGTTTGTTGCCGCAACTCATCAGCGCCTTTGTCCCGGCAATGGCGATCTACCCGGCGGCGGGCGTGCTGACAGTCTCCGTATACTCGGCATTGGTAGCGGAGGCGCCTCAAACCCATGAACGACGCCACGAATCGGTAAGATCGGACCCGCCGGCGGCGGCCCCTGGTGCGTGGCCAGTGCGGCCCGCCCCGGAGACGTCGTCCAAGACGTCGTATCGCGACCGTTTCAGGATAGAACGCGAACTCGGTGCCGGCGGGTCGGGGAAGGCGTTTCTCGCCCGCGACGTGGCGCTCGATCGCCTCGTCGTGCTGAAACAGCCTGTGGTGGGTTGGCTTTCCGCCTCGGACGCCGTGAACTCTCGGTTCATGCGCGAGGCAAGGCTTGCCGCCCGCGTCCAGCACCCGAACGTCGTCGCCGTCCATGAGATAATCACGGAAGAAGAGCCCCCCGTGCTCTTGATGGAGTACGTCCAGGGAGGAAGTCTTGACGACGTCTTGGAGACCCGCAACCGGCTCACGCCGGAGGAATCCGTCCGCATCGTGGCGGATGTCCTCGCCGGACTCGGCGCTATCCACGCGGCCGGAATCGTCCACCGTGATCTCAAGCCGGCGAACATCCTTCTCACGCCGAACGGTGTCGCAAAAGTCTCCGATTTTGGCATCGCCCGGATAGAAGCGAGCGGCCAGGGCTCAACGGTGACAGCCGGCACGATGGCGTTCTCGGGCACCATCCTATACATGAGCCCGGAACAGGCCCGGGGCGATCCCGTGGACGCCCGGACGGATATCTACGCGGTGGGTGCCATCCTGTACCGGGCCCTAACAGGCGACCACTATCTCGCCCTCGAAGGGCAGTCGGATTTCAAGGCGCGCCAGTTGATACAGGAAGCGCTGCCAAGACTCCCCGCGGACGGCATCCCTTGGCAGTACGAGGGCGTCATCAGGACGGCGCTTGCAAAGTCGCCGGGAGAACGGTTCCAGACCGCTGCGGCCATGCGCGAGGCGCTGATGGCGGCGGCCAAAGGCTGA
- a CDS encoding type II toxin-antitoxin system RelE/ParE family toxin, producing MQRNIRKALVQLADDPLTSRPGVDVKRLQATKPPKNRLRAGRYRVVYVVAGKEVRVLEVFAREKGYTE from the coding sequence GTGCAACGAAACATCCGCAAGGCTCTCGTCCAACTCGCCGACGACCCGTTGACATCGCGCCCCGGTGTCGATGTCAAGCGGTTGCAAGCGACAAAACCACCAAAGAACCGCCTACGCGCGGGCCGCTATCGCGTCGTTTATGTCGTCGCGGGAAAGGAAGTCAGGGTACTCGAAGTGTTCGCAAGGGAAAAAGGTTACACGGAATGA